One Pseudomonadota bacterium genomic window, GGCGACCGGAGGGTGGACCGGGCGCCTGGCGGCGCGCGCGCGAGCATGCGGATCCGCTGCGGCTCTGGGCCGCCGCGGAAGCGCTGGGCTGGAGCGAGGATCCGCTGGCCGGCGAGGGACTCGCGGCGCTGCTCGCGTCCACGCGCCTCGTCGAGGTCTGGCCGGCGGTCGAGGCGCTGAGGCATTGGCTCGGTCGCCGCGCGGCAGGCGATCGCGCGCGCTGGCTTCGCCCTCGCCTCGTGGCGCCCGAAGGCAACGCGGCCGCCGCGCCGGACGCCGCCCCGGCGGAGGCCGTCGCGGGCGAGCCCGAGCGCGAGCAGGGGGCGGCCGTCCTCGCGCTGCTCGGCGGCGGGGCGGCGCAGCGCAGCCTGGCCCTTCGCGCGCTGCGCCGCCGGGCGGAGCAAGGTGCGCATGCCCTCGCGGCCAGCTTCCTGCTGCTCTGCGCGCTGGAGCCGCGGCTGGCCACGGCGTCGGACCTCCAGCGTTTTCGCCGCGCGGCCGCGGCGCGCCTCGATCAGCTCGCTCAGGTGTTTCCGGCGGACCTCGTGCCCGAGGCCGAGTCCGCCGCGACGCTGGTGGAGCGCGAGCTCTTCGTGATCGAGCGCGGGCTCGCGTTGGCGGCGCCGGCGCTGGCCGACGCCAGCAAGTCGGCTGCCGACGACCCGGACCCGTTGCGACGACGCGCGAACGCGCTGCTGGCCGAATGGCGGGTTCAGCTCGGGCGCGCCTATCCAGGCTTCCAGCCGGCGGAGCGTCCATCGTCCGCGGCGACGGTGGCCGAGCATGAGGCTGGCCGCCACGCGGCCCTGCGCGTGCTGCTGCGAGAGCGCGGTCCAGCCGCGGCGGCCGTCGCGCAGGCGATCTGCGCGGCCGCCGCGCGCCGCGTCGCTGAGGTCGAGGGTGGTGAGACGATGCGTGCCGAGGCTGCCGCCCTGCTGCAAAGCCGACGCGCTGTCGAAGGGTCGCTGGCGGCGGCCTGCCGGCGCGCCGGACGCTGAGGGCTCAGGTCGCGGCCGAGCTCGGATGGGCGAGGTAGGCGTCAATCAACGCTTGGTGCTGTGGCGCCACGTCCGTCAGCTCGATGCCCTGAGCGTCGAGCCAGGGGTGGCTGTGCACCACGCGCCCCGCGCAGGTGATCACGCGATCGCAGTGCGGCAGCTGGAACTGCAGGCCGATCGCGCGCTCCTCACTCAGCGGCTCGAAGAGCCGATGCACCAGCAGCCCATGTCGGCTGAGATTCGAGGCGCGGGCGAGGTGCGGTCGGCCGCCTACGTACTTGTTCAGCAGGAGATCGACGGCGACGCGCCGCTCCGTCCGGTGGTCGTCGGGACTCGTGGTGTGCGCCGGGTTTGTGGGCGGAATCATGCGTGCGCTCCCTTGCTCGTCGTGGCTGACGCTGAGGGTTGAAGCTCGAAGTCTACGGTCCCTGCGCGGCGCGGGCGAATATTCCGACCGACGGCCTAGACCGAGCCCGCGCGGATCGCGGTCGCTCGGCCTCTGGCCCCGCGCTGGTTGGTGCAGCGGGCGATTCCGAGTAAGAATGCGCCGCGATGAATCCGCCTGTCCTCGTCGGCGACGCGGTTGGCCCCAGCGTAGCGGACCCGCTGGTCGGCCGCGACCTGCTCGGCACCTATCGCCTCGTCGAGCCGCTGGGGAAGGGCGGGATGGCGACCGTTTATCGCGGCCGCCACCTCCTCACGGATCAGGAGGTGGCGATCAAGATTCTCTCGCCCGAGCTGGCGACCCAGAGCGACGTCAAGGCGCGCTTCATCGACGAGGCCCGCACGTTGGCGCGGCTCGAGCACCCCAACATCGTCACGCTCTACAACTTCCTCGAGGCCGAGGGACACCTCTACCTGGTGATGCAGATCGCGGAGGGTGAGGCCCTCGACGCCCTGATTGGCCGCCAGGGACGCCTGCCCTGCAACGACGTGGTGGCCATCGGCATCGAGACGCTCTTTGCGCTCGAGTACGCCCACGAGCGCGGGGTGGTGCATCGTGACATCAAGCCGTCGAACATCGTCATCCGCGGCGACGGTGCCGTGAAGGTCATGGACTTCGGCATCGCCAAGATCGTGGGTTCGACGAAGCTGACCCAGACCGGTCAGACGATGGGTACCGTGCGCTACATGGCACCGGAGCAGGTGCGCGGCAAGCCCGTCGATCACCGCTGTGATCTCTACGCGCTCGGGGTGACGCTCTACGAGGCCTGCAGCGGGCAGCCGCCCTTCGATGGCGATACGCACTTCGAGATCATGCGCAAACAGCTCGTCGACGCGCCACGGCCCCTCAGCGAGCTGGCGGCGGTGCCCCCCGAGCTCGAGCAGACGCTGGCGCGAGCAATGGAAAAGCGCGCCGAGGATCGCTTCGCCAACGCGCGGGAGTATATCCGCGCGCTGAAGGCCGTGCCTGTCGGCCCGCCCTCGGGTCGGGTTACGAGCTCCGCCGGTGTCGCCGTCTTCGAGGGGCCAGCCACGATCGCGGTGGCGTCGGCGCGGCGTCGCCGTCCCTCTGCCGGCCGCGACCTGCGCCAGGTGATGATCGCGCTCGCACTGATCGCGCTCTCAGTCGGGGCGATCCTGTGGGGCGTGCTGAGCGACCCTCCGGCGCGCGCGCCCGCGCGGCACGGCGCCCCGGCGCGCAGCGCCGCGTCCGTGGTGTGGCCGCCCTTGCATGCGGTGGCGCGCGGGCTGCGCTGGAGCGTCGACGAGCGGAAGGGCGACCTCCACCTGCTTGCTCAGGCGCCCGTCGACGTCGCCGCCCTCGAGGCGCTCTGCAGCGGGGCTCATCGCGCCTATGTCGCGTTCCTGCGGCGCGAGGGCATCGACTTGCCGGTACCTCGGCGGCCGCTGCACCTCGTACTCTTGCCGCGGGCGCTCTTCGCCGCGCACCAAAGCTGGTCCAGCCCGCGCTATGAGGCGATGAGCAGCACCCTCTACATCAGCACGGCGCGCCCCGATTTTCAGCGCAGCGATCTGCCGCACGGGCTCGCCTTGCACTAC contains:
- a CDS encoding PilZ domain-containing protein — protein: MIPPTNPAHTTSPDDHRTERRVAVDLLLNKYVGGRPHLARASNLSRHGLLVHRLFEPLSEERAIGLQFQLPHCDRVITCAGRVVHSHPWLDAQGIELTDVAPQHQALIDAYLAHPSSAAT
- a CDS encoding serine/threonine protein kinase; this encodes MNPPVLVGDAVGPSVADPLVGRDLLGTYRLVEPLGKGGMATVYRGRHLLTDQEVAIKILSPELATQSDVKARFIDEARTLARLEHPNIVTLYNFLEAEGHLYLVMQIAEGEALDALIGRQGRLPCNDVVAIGIETLFALEYAHERGVVHRDIKPSNIVIRGDGAVKVMDFGIAKIVGSTKLTQTGQTMGTVRYMAPEQVRGKPVDHRCDLYALGVTLYEACSGQPPFDGDTHFEIMRKQLVDAPRPLSELAAVPPELEQTLARAMEKRAEDRFANAREYIRALKAVPVGPPSGRVTSSAGVAVFEGPATIAVASARRRRPSAGRDLRQVMIALALIALSVGAILWGVLSDPPARAPARHGAPARSAASVVWPPLHAVARGLRWSVDERKGDLHLLAQAPVDVAALEALCSGAHRAYVAFLRREGIDLPVPRRPLHLVLLPRALFAAHQSWSSPRYEAMSSTLYISTARPDFQRSDLPHGLALHYCAVLAQLSNERCLELAEGFEREVQRAGR